A genomic region of Rheinheimera sp. MMS21-TC3 contains the following coding sequences:
- a CDS encoding SNF2-related protein, translated as MTDISASPFSQQQLQQWFDTATFHRAQAYLQAGKVLKLEYNDNLSDITAQVWGAAFAPYRQYISLSEKNGLWQLQNRCTCPVGTSCKHVLAVLLKLQRDYQDYKLQIEQQPLRALDNWFTQVEQTLQPKTEDKDSILYLLSYGRAGLQLNPRRVRISKKGGYTKGVAIGKYDLVSPSMPPWIDPQDYRLLSYFRAQSQHDLPVLEGEWGFLLLQQLLDTGRCFFSEARHTVRWGNKQRMQFRWHSTESGQQLTWSGDDAETKLELVYTEPPCYLNTNSYTLGELDTELNSQQLRLLKKIPAIPQQALASSIGRLQQLFQNQALPVPQAAGVKQITAKAKPVLQLKMLTVAAKKRREPVVILQFNYANYLLPLNLNQPQTEQFDGEDTVFIKRSRAIETAALEQLIALELQQVDIATAPWQEHSCFNAGAGPDNPLLWQPFLDALPQLEQQGWLIERDEEFNLDILVEAPYLQVEDSNSGGFSLAVHVDINGQQVPLLPLISQWLRQHGLPEANKPIWLSLPQGKLALAPELIQPFIDTILQLLNPSKPAFSIELPAFKAALLSEEVGKDLKFINAQRAQKLSQLLHNFSGIDNCTIPQGLQASLRDYQHQGLNWLQFLRQYGLGGILADDMGLGKTLQTLSLLLLQQQQGELKHPALIICPTSVLGNWLNEAARFTPQLRVLQVHGNKRQALFNQLADYDVIVTTYPLVVRDLKHYLQQPLSTVILDEAQHIKNAGSQAAKAVRALKADFKLALTGTPLENHLGELKSIFDFVLPGLLGNDTHFNQVYRKPIEKNGDMERAHALKQRIAPFILRRTKAQVAAELPEKTEIIQLLELEADQRNLYESIRLVMETKIRELFIQKGVAASQIQYLDALLKLRQACCDARLVPVEHARSVKSNAKLQWLRDTLPEMLEEGRNILLFSQFASMLTLIEDELKALKISYSKLTGQTKHRQQQIDAFQQGETRVFLISLKAGGTGLNLTAADTVIHYDPWWNPAAEAQATDRAHRIGQDKAVFVYKLIASNTVEQKVQLLQQHKQQLADQMFAGSKGQPWQGKADDLLALFSTD; from the coding sequence CGCGTTTGCCCCCTATCGCCAATATATTAGCTTGTCAGAAAAAAATGGCCTTTGGCAGTTACAAAACCGCTGTACTTGTCCGGTTGGAACTAGCTGTAAGCATGTGCTTGCCGTATTACTTAAGTTGCAACGCGATTATCAAGACTACAAGCTACAAATAGAGCAACAGCCCTTACGCGCTTTAGATAATTGGTTTACCCAGGTCGAGCAAACCTTGCAACCTAAAACTGAAGACAAAGACAGTATTTTGTATCTACTTTCTTATGGCCGGGCAGGCTTACAGCTTAACCCTAGACGAGTGCGTATTAGTAAAAAAGGCGGCTATACCAAAGGTGTCGCTATTGGAAAATATGATTTAGTTAGCCCAAGCATGCCACCTTGGATAGATCCGCAAGATTACCGGTTACTTTCTTATTTTCGCGCTCAAAGCCAACACGACTTACCTGTATTAGAAGGTGAATGGGGCTTTTTGTTATTACAGCAATTGCTGGATACAGGCCGCTGCTTTTTTAGTGAAGCCCGTCATACTGTGCGCTGGGGCAACAAACAACGGATGCAGTTTCGCTGGCATAGCACCGAATCTGGTCAACAATTAACTTGGTCTGGTGATGATGCCGAGACTAAATTAGAGTTGGTGTACACTGAGCCGCCTTGCTATTTAAATACCAATAGTTATACCTTAGGCGAATTAGATACCGAGCTAAATAGCCAACAGCTACGTTTATTAAAAAAAATCCCGGCTATTCCTCAACAAGCCTTAGCCTCTAGCATTGGTAGACTGCAGCAGCTATTTCAAAACCAAGCTCTGCCTGTACCTCAAGCGGCTGGTGTTAAACAAATTACTGCTAAAGCCAAACCAGTACTGCAATTAAAAATGCTAACAGTAGCCGCTAAAAAACGCAGAGAGCCTGTGGTTATTTTACAGTTTAATTATGCTAACTATTTATTACCGCTTAATTTAAACCAGCCGCAGACAGAACAATTTGATGGCGAAGATACTGTTTTCATTAAGCGCAGCCGTGCAATAGAAACTGCAGCCCTAGAGCAATTAATTGCACTTGAGTTACAACAGGTTGATATTGCTACCGCACCTTGGCAAGAGCATAGTTGTTTTAATGCCGGCGCAGGGCCAGATAACCCTTTGCTATGGCAACCTTTTTTAGATGCACTACCGCAATTAGAGCAACAAGGCTGGCTAATAGAGCGTGATGAAGAATTTAATTTAGATATCTTAGTAGAAGCTCCTTATCTGCAAGTGGAAGATAGCAATAGCGGTGGCTTTTCATTAGCGGTACACGTCGATATTAATGGCCAGCAAGTGCCATTATTACCCTTAATTAGCCAATGGTTACGCCAACATGGTTTACCAGAAGCCAATAAGCCTATTTGGCTGTCATTGCCACAAGGTAAATTAGCCTTAGCGCCCGAGCTTATTCAGCCGTTTATCGACACTATTTTGCAGCTGCTTAATCCGTCAAAACCGGCTTTTAGTATTGAGCTGCCGGCATTTAAAGCGGCTTTATTGTCTGAGGAAGTAGGCAAAGATCTTAAGTTTATTAATGCCCAAAGAGCCCAGAAACTTAGCCAGCTGCTACATAATTTTAGCGGGATTGATAATTGTACTATCCCCCAAGGTCTACAGGCGTCGCTTCGAGACTATCAGCACCAAGGCTTAAACTGGCTGCAGTTTTTACGCCAGTATGGTTTAGGTGGGATTTTGGCTGATGATATGGGCCTTGGCAAAACGCTACAGACGCTTAGTTTGCTTTTATTGCAACAGCAACAAGGTGAGCTAAAGCATCCAGCCTTAATTATTTGCCCTACTAGTGTGCTTGGCAATTGGTTAAATGAAGCAGCACGCTTTACCCCGCAATTACGGGTATTACAAGTGCATGGCAATAAGCGGCAAGCGCTGTTTAATCAACTGGCAGATTACGATGTTATTGTCACCACTTATCCTTTAGTCGTGCGCGATCTTAAACATTACCTGCAACAGCCTTTATCTACCGTTATTTTGGATGAAGCTCAGCATATAAAAAATGCTGGTAGCCAAGCGGCAAAAGCAGTACGGGCGCTAAAAGCAGATTTTAAACTCGCCTTAACAGGTACACCGCTGGAAAATCATTTAGGTGAACTAAAGTCTATTTTTGACTTTGTATTACCCGGTTTATTGGGTAATGATACACACTTTAATCAGGTATACCGCAAGCCGATTGAGAAGAATGGCGATATGGAGCGAGCTCATGCTTTAAAACAACGTATAGCGCCATTTATTTTACGCCGTACTAAAGCACAAGTTGCTGCCGAATTACCCGAAAAAACCGAAATAATTCAATTATTAGAATTGGAAGCCGACCAACGTAACTTGTATGAAAGTATTCGTTTAGTTATGGAAACTAAGATACGAGAGCTGTTTATTCAAAAAGGCGTTGCCGCTAGCCAAATTCAATATTTAGATGCACTGCTTAAATTACGCCAAGCATGCTGTGATGCCCGCTTAGTGCCAGTTGAACATGCTCGGTCGGTAAAAAGTAATGCCAAATTACAATGGTTGCGCGATACCCTACCCGAAATGCTAGAAGAAGGTCGTAATATTTTATTATTTAGCCAGTTTGCTAGCATGCTTACATTAATTGAAGACGAACTAAAAGCATTAAAAATTAGTTACAGTAAACTAACCGGGCAAACTAAACATAGACAACAACAAATTGATGCTTTTCAACAAGGCGAAACTCGAGTGTTTTTAATCAGTTTAAAAGCCGGGGGCACAGGTTTAAACTTAACCGCAGCCGATACAGTAATCCATTATGATCCTTGGTGGAACCCCGCAGCTGAAGCTCAAGCCACGGACAGAGCGCACCGTATAGGTCAAGATAAAGCTGTTTTTGTGTACAAGCTTATTGCTAGCAATACAGTAGAACAAAAGGTACAACTTTTACAGCAGCATAAACAACAATTGGCTGACCAAATGTTTGCTGGCAGTAAAGGCCAGCCGTGGCAAGGTAAAGCAGATGATTTATTAGCTTTATTCAGCACGGATTAA
- a CDS encoding endonuclease codes for MKYRILTVITVIVLILTSLQLNAAPSSFNQAKVMAQAIYAPQSNSFYCNCPIQWQGKKGIPDLAACGYQVRKNTNRANRIEWEHVMPAHHFGHQRQCWQNGGRKNCIKNDAVFKSMEADLYNLKPAIGEVNGDRSNYQFTMLPSTSVQHGACPVKIDFKQRSIEPAAVIRGDIARIYFYMADKYALTLSRQQQQLFMAWHNQDPVDANERELNQQLAIAMDHDNPFVSGLREWHLGYQPRGYGLPAAER; via the coding sequence ATGAAGTATCGTATTTTAACTGTTATTACAGTTATCGTTTTAATCTTAACCAGCTTACAGTTAAATGCAGCACCTAGTAGTTTTAACCAAGCAAAAGTTATGGCTCAAGCTATTTATGCCCCACAAAGCAATAGCTTTTATTGTAACTGCCCTATTCAATGGCAAGGTAAGAAAGGTATACCTGATTTAGCCGCTTGTGGTTATCAAGTGCGAAAGAATACAAATCGTGCCAATAGAATTGAGTGGGAACACGTCATGCCAGCCCATCATTTTGGTCACCAAAGACAGTGTTGGCAAAATGGTGGTCGAAAAAACTGCATAAAAAACGACGCAGTATTTAAAAGCATGGAAGCAGACTTATATAACTTAAAACCCGCTATTGGCGAAGTTAACGGCGATCGCAGTAACTATCAATTTACTATGCTGCCATCTACCTCAGTTCAGCATGGAGCCTGCCCAGTAAAAATAGACTTTAAACAGCGTAGCATTGAGCCTGCAGCGGTTATTCGTGGTGACATAGCTCGAATTTATTTTTATATGGCGGATAAATATGCCCTTACGCTATCAAGGCAGCAACAGCAATTATTTATGGCTTGGCATAATCAAGATCCGGTCGATGCAAACGAGCGTGAACTTAACCAACAATTAGCCATTGCCATGGACCACGACAATCCTTTTGTTAGCGGCCTACGTGAATGGCACTTAGGCTACCAACCTAGGGGATACGGTTTACCCGCAGCTGAGCGCTAA
- a CDS encoding diguanylate cyclase, producing the protein MMVRHYFVYTLLLLFSLFLSTAFAQAQEGDVDPKLEQQLDKYVELSQNDRESSMALIAELAETSSLNPALQSRARLLGYLSTNAYFAKDFELSNKLLQQLLKIAAETENQNIHSEVYATEIELLMFQQKLNDAVINSEQAELALEQATDPRVRFYAHNVLGRLFQTDSKYEKALQHYIGALDAVSETDNAAKLRRRAFLNYNIALVHTELKNWSESRQITEELLADAIKYQFNDYLPQLYLLLGYISNAEKNFTEAIKVYEQGLEVVVNANIEGLVLIFENNIGAAYIELEQYAAAKKVLLKALPLAEKLADENLQHLIRMNLGFIKVMDGEHAEGIAQMQTNLAYFEHNGTKSQYESFYEWLPKAYAAAGMYKQQVESLLLLMQLREDIRSTDRESRLNELQNRYDNKSKAQTIILLEQENKLKAELLTNKQLQQKLMLLIVLLILFTGVGLWQLYRKVRRSNLKLNETNKQLALQSQRDPLTGLYNRRALQQYMEKRSKQGLREKDNNLSLTGLLLLDIDFFKRINDHYGHSVGDAVLIELSQRLQATCRTEDLIVRWGGEEILLLLNDISASKIADFIQRVLQVIAEQPVEFKKHSINVTASGGFIHLPFSGVSEELLNWEKVLQIADMALYLSKANGRNQVCMINGLAVSYEQAESLLYTDLASAIRKGMVKVSTVTGPGGNVS; encoded by the coding sequence ATGATGGTACGGCACTACTTTGTATATACCCTGCTCTTGCTTTTTAGCTTGTTTCTTAGCACTGCTTTTGCTCAAGCTCAAGAAGGTGATGTTGATCCAAAACTAGAGCAACAGCTTGATAAATATGTAGAGCTATCTCAAAACGATAGAGAGTCGAGTATGGCGTTAATAGCAGAACTCGCTGAAACCTCTAGCCTTAATCCCGCCTTACAAAGTCGCGCCAGATTACTGGGGTATTTATCTACTAATGCTTATTTTGCTAAAGATTTTGAGCTCAGCAATAAACTGTTACAGCAGTTGCTAAAAATTGCTGCAGAAACCGAGAATCAAAATATTCACAGTGAAGTCTATGCTACTGAAATAGAGCTATTAATGTTTCAGCAAAAGTTAAATGATGCAGTCATTAATTCAGAGCAAGCTGAGCTAGCACTTGAGCAAGCGACAGATCCTAGAGTTAGATTTTATGCCCATAATGTTTTAGGCCGGTTATTTCAGACCGATAGTAAATATGAAAAAGCCCTACAACATTATATTGGCGCCTTAGATGCCGTAAGTGAAACAGATAATGCCGCTAAATTACGGCGCAGAGCCTTTCTTAATTATAATATTGCCTTAGTTCATACTGAGCTTAAGAACTGGAGTGAAAGCCGACAGATTACTGAGGAATTGCTTGCAGATGCTATTAAATATCAGTTTAATGATTATTTACCTCAGCTATATTTATTATTAGGTTATATCTCTAACGCAGAAAAAAACTTTACTGAAGCCATAAAGGTCTATGAACAAGGTTTAGAGGTTGTGGTTAATGCTAATATTGAAGGCTTAGTTTTAATATTTGAAAATAATATTGGGGCTGCTTATATAGAGCTTGAGCAATATGCCGCTGCAAAAAAAGTGTTACTTAAAGCTTTGCCGTTAGCAGAAAAATTAGCCGATGAAAATCTACAACATCTCATTAGAATGAACTTAGGTTTTATTAAAGTGATGGACGGTGAACACGCTGAAGGCATTGCGCAAATGCAAACAAATTTAGCGTATTTTGAGCATAATGGCACTAAGTCTCAATATGAATCTTTTTATGAGTGGCTACCTAAAGCTTATGCTGCCGCGGGTATGTATAAGCAGCAGGTAGAGAGCTTATTGCTACTGATGCAATTGCGTGAAGATATTCGTTCTACAGATAGAGAGTCACGCTTAAATGAGCTACAAAATCGCTATGATAATAAATCTAAAGCGCAGACCATTATATTGTTAGAGCAAGAAAATAAACTTAAAGCAGAGTTACTAACAAACAAACAATTGCAGCAAAAACTAATGCTGCTAATTGTATTATTAATACTATTTACAGGTGTGGGCTTGTGGCAGCTGTATCGTAAAGTTAGGCGCTCTAACCTTAAGTTAAATGAAACCAATAAGCAGCTAGCGTTGCAATCGCAACGAGATCCATTAACCGGCTTGTATAATCGTCGAGCCTTGCAACAATATATGGAAAAACGCAGTAAGCAGGGGTTGCGCGAAAAAGATAATAATCTTAGTTTAACGGGGCTACTATTATTAGATATTGATTTTTTTAAGCGAATTAATGACCACTACGGCCACAGCGTAGGTGATGCTGTTTTAATAGAGCTAAGCCAGCGTTTACAGGCGACTTGTCGCACTGAAGATTTAATAGTGCGCTGGGGGGGCGAAGAAATTCTATTGCTCTTAAATGATATCTCAGCAAGTAAAATTGCAGATTTTATTCAGCGTGTTTTACAGGTTATTGCTGAGCAGCCGGTTGAATTTAAAAAGCATAGTATTAATGTAACGGCTAGTGGTGGCTTTATTCATTTACCTTTTTCGGGGGTTAGTGAGGAGTTATTAAACTGGGAAAAAGTATTACAGATTGCTGATATGGCGCTGTATCTTAGCAAGGCTAATGGCCGTAATCAGGTATGTATGATTAATGGTTTAGCCGTTAGCTATGAGCAGGCTGAAAGCTTGCTTTACACAGACTTAGCAAGTGCTATCCGTAAGGGCATGGTAAAGGTGTCTACAGTAACAGGCCCTGGTGGTAATGTAAGTTAG